The genomic interval TCCTCGATGAGTCGGTGACGCTCGACGCCGGCGCGTCACGGGAGTACGACCCCGGAATCGACCGGCCGGGTCAGTACGAACTCACGGCGGCTATCGAGAACGGACTGCAGCGGACGCTGACGCTCAACATCGGCTCGGGTGATATCCGTACCGGCTCGAACTACGACGTTATCCTCCGGGACAACGGCGTACAGGTGACGTGGGAGGAGTGATTACTCGTAGGCGTCGGCGAAGACCCGCTCGCGCCGCAGGAGCTCTTCGACGCCGTAGTCGAGCAGTGCCTCGCCAAGCGCCGTCGTCCGGTAGTAGGAGTAGAGCCCCTCGCTCGTGGGTTCGTTTCGCTTGCGGTTCTCGACGAGACCCACGTCGACCAGCGTATCGAGGTGGTGATGGAGCGTGTTGCCCGGCAAGTCCAGGGCCTCGCGCAGCTCCTTCGCGCTCATCGAGCCGTCGCGGTTGAGCCGGTAGAGCACCCGGAACCGGGTCTCGTTGCCGATGGCCCGCTGCATGGCCACGTACTCCTCGAAGGTGAGGACGCTCCGTTCGGGGAGGAGGTCGGCCGGCTCCGCCGGGCCGGTCCCCTCCTGTGGCTCGCTTCCCATCCTACCCCTAACTCGTCGTCGGACCGGTATAACCGTTGCTGAGTCAGCTAACGCTGAGTATCGCCGTCATTTAAATATAATCCGTGTGTGGTCCCGGTATGCGCGCCCGGATCAAGTCCGCTCTCGGCGAGGTCGCCTACGGGGATTTCCTCGTCTACCTGATGGGGCCGTACACGACCTTCGACGTCGCGGATATCGTCCCCGAGGGCGTCGACCCCGAGTCGGTGTCACTCTCCGCAGCGTCGGCGTCGGACGGCGAGCTCGACGCGATGCTCTCGACGCTGCGCTCGATACAGGGCACGCTCCGCGAGGACCCCGGGGTCAACGCCTTCCTGGCCATCGACCCGGACATCCCCCTCTCGGAGATGGACGCCGCCAGCCAGAGCATCCGGTTCGCCCGCGCGAGCAACGCGACGCTCTTCGTCGTCCCGGCGATGGGCGACAAACTGGGCGTCGGCATGGAAGTCGGGTCAGTGCTCGAAGACCTGGACGACCCGGACCGCGAGCGGGTGCTGTTCGCCCACGAGGACGCCGTTAGCAGCGCGATGATACGAGCCATCAGCCAGCGCTGGGACGCCCGGGTCGTCAGCTACGAGACCGAGGCGGAGCTGGTCGACGCCGTCAGGCAGTTCGTCGCCGACCTGATGAACCGCGAGCTGTACGGCGACCTGCCGCGGAAGACGACGCGTGACGGATAACTCGACGGAGACGGCCGGCGTCGCGCTGGCTGTATTGACCGGTGTCTGTGCGTCCCTTCGCGCGGTTCCCCGGAATCTCACTTCGTTTGCTCCGGCCCTTTCGCCACCGTCAGCGCACGCTCTGACTGGCCTTGCTTCGCTGTGTTCAGCAAGACCACGTTTTCGCCGGGGGAGGCGCACGCAGTCGACCCGCGACCGAACGACGTGTGGGTGAAACCGCCACGCTGGCCCGCAGCGAGCGACGGGAGCGAGGAACTCCGACCGTGAAAACGGTGGGTCGCTAGCCTTTTTTATCCAGAACGCGCACCCACGGACATGTTCGGAGGAGGCGGCGGGATGAACCCGCGCAAGATGCAGAAGATGATGGAACAGATGGGCATCGACATGGCGGATATCGATGCCGAGGAAGTGATTATTCGGACGCCCGACGAGGAGCTCGTCTTCACGGACGCCGAGGTCCAGCTGATGGAGGCACAGGGCCAGAAGACCTACCAGGTCGTCGGCGAGCCCGAGAGCCGCGACCGCGGGGAGTCCACTGCGGCTGTCGAGGCCGGTGACGAGCCGTCCGGCGACGACAGCGGCGTCGACGAGGACGACGTGGAGCTCGTGGCGATGCGAGCCGGTGTCGACGAGGACACCGCACGCGAAGCGCTGGAAGCCAACGACGGCGATCTGGCGGACGCGGTCGACGAACTGGAGTAGCGTGTACCTGTTCGTCAACGAGGACCGCGAGTACCTGCTCTCGCCCGGCGAGCGATTCGAGTCCGACCTGGGCATTCTGGAGGTGCCCGAGGACGTGGCACCCGGCGACGTGGTCGAGACGCATCTGGGCACCGCCTTCACCGTCCGTCGGCTGCGCGGGCCGGATCTCTTTACCCATCTCGAACGCACCGGCGCGCCGATGATGCCCCGCGACGTGGGGCTCGTCGTGGGCAAGACCGGCGTCGCCGCGGGCGACCGCGTGCTGGACGCGGGGACCGGCACCGGCATCCTCAGTTCCTACATGGGACGGCTGGGCGCCGACGTGGTGACCTACGAGATCGACCCCGACTTCGCCGAGGTGGCCCGCGGGAACATGGACATCGCGGGCGTCGCCGACGCCGTCGAGGTCCGGACCGGCGACGTGACCGACGACCTCGACGAGCTCTCGGGCTTCGACGTCGTCACCCTCGACACCGAGGACGCGCCGACCGTCGTCGAACGGGCCCCGACGCTCCTCTCCCGGGGCGGGTCGCTGGCCGTCTACTCCCCGTTCGTGGAGAACACGCGCGAGGTCGTCGCTGCGGCCCGCGAGGTGGGGCTCGACGACATCGAGACCCTCGACACCATCCAGCGGGAGATGGACTTCGACGACCGCGGCTCCCGACCCTCGACCGGTGGCGTCGGACACACCGGGTATTTGACGTTCGCCCGGCGGCCATAGCGAGGGTTTCGGGAGCGAAGCGACCGAAACCCTCGAAAGCGACGCGGGGAGCGAAGCGACCCGCGGAGCAGTTGTGAGCGAAGCGACCGAAACCCTCGAAAGCGACGCGGGGAGCGAAGCGACCCGCGGAGCAGTTGTGAGCGAAGCGACCGAAACCCTCGAAAGCGACGCGGGGAGCGAAGCGACCCTCGAAGTAGCAGCGATACACTATCTTCCGAGAGCCGTGGTTTCAAGCCCCAGTGATGCGTATGCCCTGCTGCATGAGCGACGCTCCCGACGAGACGACGACGTGGCCCGAGCTCGCAATCGGCCTGTACGACCGGCTGACCGGACGGAACGCCGAAATCACCTACGAGTTCGAGGATATGGAGGTCGACGTCCCGAGCACCACGGGCGAGGACCCCGAGTACGCATACTGGCGTGTCGACGGCACGCTCACCGTCAAGGCCCGCGAGAAGGAGTGACGACGATAGCTACGCGACAGCACGGCGACCCGCCCGAGACCCTCGCGGAGCTGCTGGACGACCTCGAACAGCGGCCGTCGCTGTCGGTCGAAGCCGACCTGACCCTCCAGCTGGACGGCCACACGGCGACTGTCGTCGGCTACGACGACCTCGTCGCCATCGACCTGCCGTCGCTGCCCGCCGCGGTCTCGCTGTGGCGCAACCGCCCGGTCGCGGTGATGGACGCGGCGGCAGTGCTCTCCTCGGTGGGGCTGACAGTCGAGCTCCGGGTCCGGGGGGCTCCGGTCGCCCGAATCGGCGACGCGGCCGCCCCCAGCGGCGTGGCCCGCCGGCTGGGGCTGGGCCCCGTCGAACTCGTCCCCGAGGGAGCGGTGCTCGCGCTCACTCGACGGCGCGGATGAGCGCGAGCAGTTCGTCCCGATAGGCCTGCGGCGAGCGCTGCAGTGGTTCGTCGGGCTCGTCGAGCGCAAGTATCTCAGCGAGCGACCGGTCCGGATACGCGCCCGCGGCGATGCGAAAGCCGTCGCCGTGCCAGACGGCGACCCAGCCGGTAATCGACAGTGTGGTTCCCACGCTATCGAGCGGCAGTTCGGCCGCGTAGGTCCGCAGGTGCGCCCGGTCGCCGCTGTCGGTCCGAACGCGTTCGCGCCGACCCCGAGAGACGTCCTCGAAACCCCGTTGGCGAAGCTCGCTCGCGAACGTCGACCCCGCCTCGGAGCGGACCGTCGGCAGTATCATCGCCGGACCGATACCCGGGGCCAGCGACGGGCGGAAGGTCAGCGCCGTCGCGAAGAAGAAGCGCCACTGCTGGTCGATACCGGTGGCCGCAGCGACGGCCTCGCGCGTGCGAGCGTCGTCGTAGAGCTTCGTCGCGCCGGCGACGCTGGCGGTGGGCAGCTTGAAGACGGTCTCGACGCGTTCGTCCGTCAGGTCCCAGCCACCGCGGGCCAACCGCGACTCGGGGACGACCGGGAACGCGGCGTCGGAGGTCACGATGGCCTAGTGGTCGTCCTCCCGCCACTTGTGCTCGCACTCGGTGCAGGTGAAAAAGCGCGTCTCGGACTCGTCGGCGGCCCGAATCTGTTTCATCTCGTAGAACGCCCGCTCGTTGCCACACTCGGGACAGCGGGCGCCGGTCGTCGGGCCCATGTCCTCGACGTCGACCTCGGAGGTGTCGACGACCTCGGAGGACTCCTGGCCCTGTGTCGTGACGGCCATCTCCTCGGATTCGGCGCTGCGTGCCTTCTCGGCGCCGCAGCTGCTACAGAGCCACATATCGCCCTCTGTTTTCATCATCGAACCGCAGTCGTCGCAGAATTCCATTGTTGTCCCACCCTAAGCCGCCCGTCTGTGTTAAACGCCGGGGTTCCTGCCCGTACACCGAGCTATAGTACGGTGAATAGCAAAGCAAGCACGGCCGGAAAGCCCGCGCTCTCGACCCACGCACAGCGAGTCGCGGAAGTGCAACTGGCCGGGGCGTTCTGACTGTGAAACGCGCGGTTCTGCGGACCCAGATAGCGACGAGGGGTTATCCGTTGTCGACCCACGCGGAGCAGGCGTCCATGTCGTCCATCGTCTCCTCGTGGAACGAACAGTAGGGGGCGACGTCGTCGCCGTCCATCACGTACTGGAAGTGTCGGCAGTTCCCGCAGTAGCTGTCCGGCTCGCCCCGGTGGACCGCCGTCTCGGTGATTGGGTCCCGCCCCGTCGCGGGCGTGGTGCCGCCGTCGGTGGTCGGGGCGGATTCGGGCCCGGCGTTGGCCAGCTTCGGGTCGAGTTCGTGTTCGGACGGACCGGTCGCGTGAGCGGTGCGGTCGGACCGACCCGACCCGCGTGGCTGGTCGGGCTCTGGCGACGAGTCGAACACTTCGCTGCCGTCGCCGCCCGACGCCGCCGAGGCGCGCGTGGTCTCGCCGCCGTCGCTCGTTGTCGCACGGCCGCCCTCGTGGCGGTTGGTCTGTGTCTCAACCGCGCCGTCGGGGTCCTGGCCGAAGAAGCCGATGCCGCCCAGCCCGGGAATCGAGCTGGACTCTTCGACGAGCTCGATGGTTCCTTCCTCGGTGACTTCCATGCGGGCGGTGCCGCCGGGGTCGTTGCGGGTGTTGAACGTGGCCAGCGCGACGAACAGACACCAGAACGTCGTCAACACGCCGGCGAAGTAGAGCGCGCTCACGCCCAGGGCGAGCATCGGTGCGTTGGCCATCCAGTTGTACGGGTAGATCTGCCGGAAGGCGGCCACGCCGACGCCGGCCACCGCAGCGCCGCCGACGGCGGTCAGGCGCGTCCGCCGGCCAGCGGGCAACACGGCGAAGATACCGAGCACGACCGCCGGTAGACCGATGCCGGCGACGGTGCCGGCCACCTCACGCGCCGCGTAGTCGTCCAGTCCGAGCGTGGCCCCGACGCCGGTCGTCGCCAGCGCGATGGCGCTGACGAGCCCCGCGGCACCAGTCAGGAACAACCCGGTCCCAACGAGTTGCTGGCGCCGCGTCGCCACGCGGCCGACCTCCCCCTCGTACACGTCCGTCAAACTGGTCATAGACGTACTAGAACGGCGTTCCTCAAAACTACCCGTCAGACACGCGCATGACACGCGTGCACACAGGCGACCGCTCGACACCATTCCGAAAGCACTAATCGGTCCGGCGGGCACGTTCGGGTATGAGCGACGACGACAGCGACGACGAGCCGGCCGTCGAACTCGGTGAGGGGCCTGCCGTCGAGGGCGCCCCGCTCTCGCGAGTGACCGCGCGGCTCACGTGGGGAATCGAGCACAGCACGGTCGTCGAGCGCGAGGGCGACACCACGATACGGACGCCCGACGGCCCGCGGGAACTGGCCGCGGTGATGGACGGGGTCGACGAGACGTACTTCGCGGACCGACACGAGTTCGAGGCGGCGGTGCGCGACGTCATCGGCACCGGGCCGGTCCCGACCGAGTAACGGTTCTACCGCATCGATTCGAGGGCGGTGACCGTATCGGAGATGAGCCACGCCTGTTCGTTCTCGGGGGATTCGATGCTGAGTGCGCAAAACGAGTCCGCACCGTCGTCGACGGTGATGTGGTAGGCCTCGCTCTGCAGCTCCGCACTGGGGGGCGTGTCTGCTGGCTGTGGGGGCACGTTCGGTGTTCAACGGACTCGGAAGGGTAAACCCGTCGGTTCGGTAGATAGCAGGCTTGAGACGCTGAATTAAAGCCGATAAGTCGGGGCCGGCGCGGGGGTGTCGGGGGT from Halomicroarcula saliterrae carries:
- a CDS encoding DUF5789 family protein produces the protein MSDDDSDDEPAVELGEGPAVEGAPLSRVTARLTWGIEHSTVVEREGDTTIRTPDGPRELAAVMDGVDETYFADRHEFEAAVRDVIGTGPVPTE
- a CDS encoding DUF7509 family protein, translated to MRARIKSALGEVAYGDFLVYLMGPYTTFDVADIVPEGVDPESVSLSAASASDGELDAMLSTLRSIQGTLREDPGVNAFLAIDPDIPLSEMDAASQSIRFARASNATLFVVPAMGDKLGVGMEVGSVLEDLDDPDRERVLFAHEDAVSSAMIRAISQRWDARVVSYETEAELVDAVRQFVADLMNRELYGDLPRKTTRDG
- a CDS encoding methyltransferase domain-containing protein, giving the protein MYLFVNEDREYLLSPGERFESDLGILEVPEDVAPGDVVETHLGTAFTVRRLRGPDLFTHLERTGAPMMPRDVGLVVGKTGVAAGDRVLDAGTGTGILSSYMGRLGADVVTYEIDPDFAEVARGNMDIAGVADAVEVRTGDVTDDLDELSGFDVVTLDTEDAPTVVERAPTLLSRGGSLAVYSPFVENTREVVAAAREVGLDDIETLDTIQREMDFDDRGSRPSTGGVGHTGYLTFARRP
- a CDS encoding nascent polypeptide-associated complex protein, whose amino-acid sequence is MFGGGGGMNPRKMQKMMEQMGIDMADIDAEEVIIRTPDEELVFTDAEVQLMEAQGQKTYQVVGEPESRDRGESTAAVEAGDEPSGDDSGVDEDDVELVAMRAGVDEDTAREALEANDGDLADAVDELE
- a CDS encoding DUF7139 domain-containing protein — protein: MTSLTDVYEGEVGRVATRRQQLVGTGLFLTGAAGLVSAIALATTGVGATLGLDDYAAREVAGTVAGIGLPAVVLGIFAVLPAGRRTRLTAVGGAAVAGVGVAAFRQIYPYNWMANAPMLALGVSALYFAGVLTTFWCLFVALATFNTRNDPGGTARMEVTEEGTIELVEESSSIPGLGGIGFFGQDPDGAVETQTNRHEGGRATTSDGGETTRASAASGGDGSEVFDSSPEPDQPRGSGRSDRTAHATGPSEHELDPKLANAGPESAPTTDGGTTPATGRDPITETAVHRGEPDSYCGNCRHFQYVMDGDDVAPYCSFHEETMDDMDACSAWVDNG
- a CDS encoding transcription factor S, with protein sequence MEFCDDCGSMMKTEGDMWLCSSCGAEKARSAESEEMAVTTQGQESSEVVDTSEVDVEDMGPTTGARCPECGNERAFYEMKQIRAADESETRFFTCTECEHKWREDDH
- a CDS encoding ArsR/SmtB family transcription factor; this encodes MGSEPQEGTGPAEPADLLPERSVLTFEEYVAMQRAIGNETRFRVLYRLNRDGSMSAKELREALDLPGNTLHHHLDTLVDVGLVENRKRNEPTSEGLYSYYRTTALGEALLDYGVEELLRRERVFADAYE